The following coding sequences lie in one Nycticebus coucang isolate mNycCou1 chromosome 18, mNycCou1.pri, whole genome shotgun sequence genomic window:
- the TMEM235 gene encoding LOW QUALITY PROTEIN: transmembrane protein 235 (The sequence of the model RefSeq protein was modified relative to this genomic sequence to represent the inferred CDS: inserted 3 bases in 2 codons) — protein MALLGALLSFALLAAAVASDYWYILEVADXGRAEQLSSHSGLWRICEGWNSCIPLVDPFTSESLDVSASEQHLLVHSHRAVMVVLPPSLVLLVCGWVCGXGSLAQSTSLLLFTGCHFLLWGALTLAGVSVYMGYSHLAFAETARQYGPQHMQNVHISFSWSVALAWGSCASEVLSGALLLTAAQALNQGGQPDTSHSVVI, from the exons ATGGCCCTGCTGGGCGCGCTGCTCAGCTTCGCGCTGCTGGCGGCCGCGGTCGCCAGTGACTACTGGTACATCCTGGAGGTGGCGG GCGGGCGCGCAGAGCAGCTGTCCTCGCACTCGGGGCTCTGGCGCATCTGCGAAG GGTGGAACAGTTGCATCCCCCTGGTCGACCCCTTCACCAGTGAGAGCCTGGACGTCTCTGCCTCAGAGCAGCACCTCCTTG TCCACTCTCACCGCGCCGTCATGGTGGTCCTGCCCCCGAGCCTGGTGCTCCTGGTGTGCGGCTGGGTCTGCGG TGGCTCCCTGGCCCAGAGCACCTCACTGCTGCTTTTCACAGGCTGCCACTTCCTGCTGTGGG GTGCCCTGACCCTGGCGGGGGTCAGTGTCTACATGGGCTACTCCCACCTGGCCTTCGCGGAGACTGCCCGCCAGTACGGCCCACAGCACATGCAGAACGTCCACATCAGCTTCAGCTGGTCAGTGGCCCTGGCCTGGGGCTCCTGTGCCTCGGAGGTGCTCAGCGGCGCCCTGCTGCTCACGGCCGCCCAGGCCCTCAACCAGGGTGGCCAGCCAGACACCTCCCACTCTGTGGTCATCTGA